One stretch of Toxoplasma gondii ME49 chromosome XI, whole genome shotgun sequence DNA includes these proteins:
- a CDS encoding hypothetical protein (encoded by transcript TGME49_216470) — MRKKGVDTAIASGETKPESCWQLSSGASQNTSGCEVRADWWRSDMWKPPAANGGDSQEERALRNVDALLHALDEDYLRTFRLGGVIQSGGGKEQYTVSASETSPGILDESLPDEDLRDLLPSSRDTGKLSGRPVSTRREVLSEEFQEELDSVPCPPGEEDPRADTRPREPVAFSNGVSPSETPDAGSFENCLCIPDPPRDWLNTQNPQNISVSEVDEVDKDRRDDIFGILREEESDRKSDFERTWYQGLPSSPSGSESPSSSRSESEEDAEEARVFYQVLTSDVPSPCGDSSGKADMCWDHRFDLSGSEDEEGRTSDCSDAKEDVGAGVSITADTHLRETVTEGYPSVSSSSHVNSSNERCAQNLPGGSRCQLKSGKNKKKGSQGFSSPDNQKSHRAPEHQRNPMDSSQESFRPSSDSRLPNPGNALDPGYGGVEPVENVDSSVAVWNAGNCVVVPASETSVGDEASAEPRGNQAPSEDASAATDDSTRPADMSIDIRMLD; from the exons atgaggaagaaaggggTAGACACGGCGATTGCTTCTGGTGAAACGAAACCGGAGTCTTGCTGGCAACTCTCCTCAGGAGCTTCTCAAAACACTTCGGGGTGTGAAGTACGAGCCGACTGGTGGAGGTCTGACATGTGGAAGCCGCCAGCAGCTAATGGTGGAGACTCGCAGGAGGAGCGCGCCCTCCGAAATGTTGACGCCTTGCTTCACGCGTTGGATGAGGATTATCTACGTACTTTTCGTTTGGGTGGAGTTATTCAAAGCGGTGGGGGGAAGGAGCAGTACACGGTATCTGCGAGTGAGACTTCGCCTGGAATCCTTGATGAGTCGCTTCCAGATGAAGACCTCAGAGACTTACTCCCGTCGTCCCGAGACACCGGAAAACTTTCTGGGCGACCCGTCTCAACACGCCGGGAAGTTTTGAGTGAGGAGTTTCAGGAGGAACTCGACTCCGTGCCTTGCCCGCCTGGTGAGGAGGATCCACGGGCGGATACACGCCCACGTGAACCAGTAGCCTTTTCAAACGGAGTATCTCCATCAGAAACCCCAGATGCCGGTAGCTTTGAAAATTGCCTCTGCATTCCGGATCCTCCTCGAGACTGGCTAAACACGCAAAACCCCCAAAACATCAGCGTGTCTGAGGTCGACGAAGTGGACAAGGACCGAAGGGATGACATTTTCGGTATAttgagagaagaggagagcgacagaaaaagcgaTTTCGAGCGAACCTGGTACCAGGGCCTTCCGTCCTCACCCTCGGGTTCTGAATCCCCGTCGTCTTCCCGGTCGgagtctgaagaagacgcggaggaaGCGCGGGTGTTCTACCAGGTTTTGACTTCAGATGTACCTTCGCCGTGCGGTGACAGTAGCGGAAAGGCCGACATGTGCTGGGACCATCGGTTCGACTTGTCGGGCTCcgaagatgaagagggaagaacaaGCGATTGCTCAGATGCGAAAGAAGATGTAGGAGCTGGCGTCTCCATAACTGCGGACACTCACCTTAGGGAAACTGTCACGGAAGGTTACCCCTCAgtttcatcttcctctcatGTCAACTCTAGCAATGAAAGATGTGCGCAAAACCTACCCGGTGGCTCCAGGTGTCAGCTGAAATCGgggaaaaacaaaaagaaaggaagtcAGGGTTTTTCTTCACCAGACAACCAAAAGAGCCACAGAGCGCCCGAGCATCAGCGAAATCCCATGGATTCCTCGCAGGAATCTTTCCGTCCCTCTTCAGATTCGCGATTGCCGAACCCAGGCAATGCGTTGGACCCTGGTTATGGGGGTGTGGAGCCTGTCGAAAACGTTGACAGTTCTGTGGCAGTCTGGAACGCAGGGAACTGCGTGGTCGTTCCAGCATCAGAGACCTCTGTGGGAGACGAAGCTTCCGCAGAACCGAGAGGAAACCAAGCCCCGAGTGAAGACGCGTCTGCTGCAACAGACGATAGTACGCGCCCTGCTG ATATGAGCATTGACATTCGTATGCTGGATTGA
- a CDS encoding peptidase, T1 family protein (encoded by transcript TGME49_216450) has protein sequence MAGTGSGYDLSVSTFSPDGRVFQVEYAGKAVDNSGLCMAVVCQDGILFAVEKPKPSPLLLPTCLRRIAAVTETIGIAVAGLAADGRQIVTRARQEAEEYKKTFGVEISGGVLAERIGLFMHAYSLYWSVRPFGASVLIGAVQQERSEPGAPLQFKSELYCVETSGCCSKYRATALGKGRPSAKTELEKLNLETLTTKEALEALTKIFLVVDDEGSKEGKVEVEVGLIGKDSCGVFKMLPSEEVRAAVKRAREALDEMDED, from the exons ATGGCTGGTACTGGATCTGGATACGACCTTTCCGTCTCCACCTTTTCTCCGGATGGACGCGTTTTCCAG GTGGAGTACGCAGGCAAGGCGGTAGACAACAGCGGTCTGTGCATGGCTGTTGTGTGCCAAGATGGAATTCTTTTTGCCGTCGAAAAGCCCAAGCCatctccgcttctccttcctacTTGCCTCCGAAGAATCGCCGCTGTGACAGAAACGATCG GCATCGCAGTGGCGGGGCTGGCGGCAGACGGCCGACAGATCGTCACGCGCGCGCGCCAAGAGGCCGAAGAATACAAAAAGACGTTCGGAGTCGAAATCAGTGGCGGCGTTCTGGCGGAACGCATTGGGCTCTTCATGCATGCCTACTCTCTCTACTGGAGTGTGCGGCCGTTTGGAGCCTCCGTCCTCATTGGCGCGGTccagcaggagagaagcgaacctGGTGCGCCTCTCCAGTTCAAGA GCGAGCTCTACTGCGTAGAAACGAGTGGGTGCTGCAGCAAGTACCGGGCAACTGCTTTAGGAAAGGGCCGCCCATCGGCAAAGACAGAGCTCGAGAAACTGAACTTGGAGACACTGACGACGAAGGAGGCCCTGGAGGCTCTCACCAAAATCTTCCTGGTTGTTGACGATGAGGGCAGCAAGGAAGGGAAAGTTGAAGTTGAAGTCGGTCTGATTGGAAAAGACAGCTGCGGAGTCTTCAAGATGCTGCCGTCTGAAGAGGTTCGTGCCGCCGTCAagcgcgcgcgagaggcTCTCGACGAAATGGATGAAGACTAA
- a CDS encoding hypothetical protein (encoded by transcript TGME49_216460~Predicted trans-membrane domain (TMHMM2.0):389-412:415-433:439-462:476-499) — protein MSYQRKTIPFIMRILCGSGQILFLPSEGNVLDAVTKWNKFKSHILIYHLSAESGFPRSLARSSVVAVMDGKGEEEYSAREKESIFLHPADRPETNVPGLLAPTSGSNVVRKDTGDGQGNLVYLSEGSLSAERIVSDRSAVPDPFPDAQIPSSESRGDAIFSAGKDDVDRKDAAIFPGADEIHETSSENDKKSSGVFLGGDEIRDNSSGIHPRPGFLSCTISSDSLVYSTSSCVRQEDSRQPTTEQQTGISARGSEADSRCSSAIEANRCVSGSTSHVSQSLFPAPRHESGRSSGSFPSQHHLMQDLSNNSEQPVASSGILEAAPADPESQQLSPLLRPSFATPADRGAEHRLAHASTWIPVSDLTGEKTKNEAEWLRLQDIDRRIWRVRLVREVLAGLIGMQAVFALTSFVFDNAPAGVVALFLTLCSIFAHADRRPASYLLTSLIALALASTVLAALCTRVYGFEQYYVDVTLHRVSLGQIVVLLLVSISTAVLTHQTITLQKVQRKNAEISTHAGDQMVLPGVLSDVLLQRGSSNARYILRSAESTAAAAKAERVVGVSIPPPLQEEDDEAETNTDCSFDRRESVSVQREGVSRLGNALPPA, from the exons ATGTCATACCAGCGAAAAACAATTCCGTTCATCATGAGAATTTTGTGCGGCTCTGGTCAGATATTGTTCCTCCCTTCGGAAGGCAACGTCTTGGACG CCGTCACCAAGTGGAACAAGTTTAAATCCCACATTCTGATTTATCATTTGAGTGCTGAGTCGGGGTTCCCGCGGTCCCTGGCCCGTTCTTCTGTTGTTGCTGTCATGGATggcaaaggagaggaagagtaCTCTGCTCGTGAGAAGGAATCGATTTTCCTTCATCCTGCAGACCGCCCAGAAACGAATGTTCCTGGGCTTCTAGCTCCGACCTCTGGATCCAACGTGGTACGGAAGGATACCGGTGATGGTCAGGGGAACCTTGTCTACCTGTCTGAAGGCTCATTGTCAGCGGAGAGAATCGTATCTGATCGATCCGCTGTTCCAGATCCGTTTCCCGATGCACAGATCCCCTCTTCTGAATCTCGTGGCGACGCGATTTTTAGTGCTGGGAAGGACGAtgtcgacagaaaagacgCCGCCATCTTCCCAGGGGCGGACGAAATCCACGAGACCTCATCAGAAAACGACAAAAAAAGCTCTGGCGTTTTCTTAGGCGGGGACGAAATCCGCGACAACTCATCAGGTATCCACCCGCGACCAGGATTCCTCTCATGTACGATATCGTCCGATTCCCTAGTCTACTCAACGAGCAGCTGTGTAAGACAAGAGGATTCCCGCCAGCCTACTACAGAACAGCAAACTGGAATCAGCGCGCGAGGCTCTGAAGCAGATAGCCGGTGCAGCAGCGCCATTGAGGCTAATCGCTGTGTATCTGGTTCAACCTCCCACGTAAGTCAATCGCTCTTTCCAGCTCCCCGGCACGAGAGTGGCCGGAGCTCTGGCAGTTTCCCATCACAGCACCACTTGATGCAAGACCTTTCAAACAACTCCGAGCAACCTGTGGCTTCTTCCGGCATCCTGGAAGCTGCCCCGGCCGATCCCGAGTCCCAACAGTTGAGCCCCTTGTTAAGGCCGTCATTCGCCACTCCAGCAGACAGAGGTGCTGAGCATCGTCTGGCGCATGCCAGCACGTGGATCCCTGTTAGTGACCTCaccggagagaaaacgaaaaatgAGGCGGAGTGGTTGCGCCTTCAGGATATCGATCGGCGCATCTGGAGAGTTCGGCTCGTGAGAGAGGTGCTTGCTGGACTCATAGGCATGCAGGCGGTCTTTGCCCTGACAAGCTTCGTCTTTGATAATGCACCTGCCGGGGTCGTGGCACTTTTCTTGACTCTCTGCAGCATCTTCGCTCATGCTGACCGAAGGCCGGCTTCCTACTTGCTTACTTCCTTGATCGCGTTGGCGCTAGCATCCACTGTGCTTGCTGCGCTCTGTACTCGTGTTTACGGCTTCGAGCAGTACTACGTGGACGTGACTTTGCACCGAGTGAGTTTAGGCCAAATCGTGGTTCTTCTTTTGGTGAGTATCAGCACCGCTGTCCTCACTCACCAAACGATAACCCTGCAAAAAGTGCAGAGGAAGAATGCGGAGATCagcacgcatgcaggtgACCAGATGGTGCTTCCTGGAGTCCTTTCCGATGTTCTACTGCAGCGAGGCAGTTCGAACGCTCGATATATCCTGCGATCAGCTGAATCCACTGCCGCCGCAGCGAAGGCAGAAAGGGTCGTGGGCGTCAGCATTCCACCACCTCtccaagaagaagacgatgagGCGGAGACCAACACTGACTGCAGTTTCGATCGACGAGAGTCTGTTAGCGTGCAAAGGGAAGGTGTTTCCCGTCTCGGGAACGCTCTGCCGCCTGCGTAG